A single genomic interval of Daucus carota subsp. sativus chromosome 1, DH1 v3.0, whole genome shotgun sequence harbors:
- the LOC108197324 gene encoding uncharacterized protein LOC108197324 encodes MAPTRDNYPARVALYTQPTPTPPQKPPKLSMDSLHRTISDISAELRKEAEAASHELNHKPLPPISEVEDAKCECCGLSEECTPEYISRVRAKFSGKLICGLCSEAVKEEMEKNGGQIEEALSEHMSACAKFNRFGRTHPVLFQAQAMKELLKKGASSRAKSLSPRDLNKGAKKGGIARSSSCIPALTKDMIE; translated from the coding sequence atgGCTCCTACTAGAGATAATTACCCTGCAAGAGTGGCTCTATACACTCAACCCACCCCAACCCCTCCTCAAAAACCCCCAAAGCTCTCCATGGACAGCCTCCACCGAACTATCTCCGACATCTCAGCCGAGCTCCGCAAAGAGGCCGAAGCCGCATCCCACGAACTCAACCATAAACCACTCCCCCCGATCTCCGAGGTCGAAGACGCCAAGTGCGAGTGCTGTGGCTTGTCCGAGGAGTGCACCCCCGAGTACATTAGCCGCGTGCGTGCCAAGTTCTCGGGGAAGCTGATCTGCGGGCTCTGCTCGGAGGCCGTGAAGGAAGAAATGGAGAAAAATGGGGGGCAAATAGAGGAGGCTTTGAGTGAGCATATGAGTGCGTGTGCGAAGTTTAATCGGTTTGGGAGAACGCATCCGGTGTTGTTTCAGGCTCAGGCTATGAAGGAGCTTCTGAAGAAGGGGGCGTCGTCGAGAGCCAAGTCGTTGAGCCCGAGAGATCTTAATAAGGGTGCGAAGAAGGGGGGGATTGCGAGGAGTTCGAGTTGTATTCCGGCGCTTACGAAAGATATGATCGAGTAA
- the LOC108197138 gene encoding FCS-Like Zinc finger 17-like, translating into MRLIARSNMNAHDQVAKAKVAAVGLRILVQQLPLHNLTDCSKLSSNVVVKSRDLLKLSSSGRSCISEDHDGRYSMNLCCLCRKKLRADKDVYMYKGDQGFCSVECRSRQIYLDDIADLEASTKKILASTYKNGVFTEDFHHHYSMSQRNRRLVL; encoded by the coding sequence ATGCGACTAATTGCAAGATCAAACATGAATGCTCATGATCAAGTCGCCAAGGCTAAGGTTGCTGCAGTAGGCTTGCGGATTCTAGTACAACAACTTCCGCTGCACAATCTCACCGACTGCTCTAAACTGAGCTCCAACGTTGTTGTTAAATCTCGTGATCTTCTGAAGCTTAGTAGCAGTGGCAGATCATGCATCTCGGAGGATCACGATGGTCGGTACTCGATGAATTTGTGTTGTTTGTGCAGAAAGAAACTGAGGGCAGATAAAGATGTGTACATGTACAAGGGTGATCAGGGGTTCTGCAGTGTGGAATGTAGAAGCCGGCAGATATATTTGGATGATATTGCCGATTTAGAAGCTTCCACTAAAAAAATACTGGCCTCTACTTATAAAAACGGCGTCTTCACAGAAGATTTTCACCACCATTACTCAATGTCACAGAGGAATCGGAGACTTGTGTTATAG
- the LOC108205066 gene encoding casein kinase 1-like protein HD16, protein MDVYSGEPSGGDKGLDAEDEGTTPIPERVQVGSSPLYKVEKKLGKGGFGQVYVGRRTNAPVPHDRTGAGAVEVALKFEHKSSKGCNHGPPYEWQVYGTLGGIHGVPRVHYKGKQGDYYIMVMDMLGPSLWDIWNNKSNSNTMSTEMVACIAIEAISILEKVHSKGYVHGDVKPENFLLGPSGTPEEKKLFLVDLGLATKWREGSSQHVEYDQRPDVFRGTVRYASVHAHLGRTGSRRDDLESLAYTLIFLLRGRLPWQGFQGENKGFLVCKKKMATSPEALCSLCPSPFREFIEHVVNLKFDEKPNYAKYISLFDGIVGPNPDVRPLNTEGAQKLVVGQKRGRLVMDEEDEDQPKKKIRIGMPATQWISVYNARRPMKQRYHYNVAEGRLAQHIEKGNEDGLFISSVASCLNLWAIIMDAGTGFSSQVYEISPQFLHKEWIMEQWDQNYYITAIAGANNGSSLVVMSKGTQFVQQSYKVSDSFPFKWINKKWREGFFVTAMATAGSRWGIVMSRGAGFSDQVVELDFLYPSEGVHRRWDGGYRITSTAATADQTALVLSIPRRKPPDETQETLRTSAFPSTHVKEKWAKNLYIASISYGRTVS, encoded by the exons ATGGATGTGTATAGTGGTGAACCGAGTGGCGGAGACAAGGGTTTGGATGCTGAAGATGAAGGAACAACTCCTATTCCTGAAAgg GTCCAGGTTGGCTCTTCCCCACTGTACAAAGTTGAGAAAAAACTGGGCAAAGGAGGATTTGGACAGGTGTATGTAGGACGTCGAACTAATGCTCCGGTTCCACATGATAGAACTGGCGCTGGAGCAGTGGAG GTTGCTCTGAAATTTGAGCACAAAAGCAGCAAAGGATGTAATCATGGACCACCTTATGAGTGGCAAGTGTATGG TACCCTTGGAGGCATTCATGGCGTTCCGCGCGTGCACTACAAAGGCAAGCAGGGTGATTACTATATAATG GTTATGGACATGCTTGGACCTAGTTTGTGGGACATCTGGAACAATAAGTCTAACTCTAACAC GATGTCAACTGAAATGGTTGCATGTATCGCTATTGAGGCAATCTCTATTCTCGAGAAGGTGCATTCCAAAGg ATATGTACATGGGGATGTGAAACCAGAGAACTTTTTGCTCGGTCCATCTGGAACACCAGAAGAGAAGAAGCTCTTTCTGGTGGACCTTGGCTTAG CTACTAAGTGGAGAGAAGGCTCAAGCCAACATGTTGAATATGATCAGCGCCCAGATGTTTTTAG GGGGACTGTGCGGTATGCCAGTGTGCATGCTCATCTTGGAAGAACTGGAAGCCGAAGAGATGATTTAGAATCTCTTGCCTACACACTCATTTTTCTCCTTCGTGGACGATTGCCTTGGCAGGGTTTCCAG GGTGAAAATAAAGGGTTCCTTGTCTGCAAGAAAAAGATGGCAACCTCCCCAGAAGCTCTTTGTTCCTTATGTCCTTCACCATTTCGAGAATTTATTGAACATGTAGTAAATTTGAAGTTCGATGAGAAGCCTAACTATGCAAAATATATTTCCCTTTTCGATGGAATAGTTGGTCCAAATCCAGATGTAAGGCCACTTAACACTGAAGGTGCTCAGAAG CTTGTAGTTGGACAGAAGAGAGGACGTCTTGTGATGGATGAAGAAGACGAAGACCAACCGAAGAAGAAAATCAGGATCGGAATGCCTGCAACGCAGTGGATTAGTGTTTATAATGCTCGACGTCCTATGAAGCAAAG ATACCACTACAATGTAGCTGAAGGGAGACTTGCTCAACACATTGAAAAAGGGAATGAAGATGGATTATTTATCAGTAGTGTGGCATCTTGCTTGAACCTTTGGGCTATAATCATGGATGCCGGGACTGGATTCTCTTCACAAGTATATGAAATCTCACCTCAGTTTCTTCATAAG GAATGGATCATGGAACAATGGGACCAAAATTATTACATTACTGCTATAGCAGGGGCTAACAACGGGAGTTCGCTTGTTGTAATGTCAAAGG GCACTCAGTTTGTACAGCAGTCCTATAAAGTTAGTGACTCATTTCCATTTAAGTGGATAAACAAGAAGTGGAGAGAGGGGTTTTTTGTTACCGCTATGGCAACTGCAGGAAGTCGTTGGGGGATTGTAATGTCTCGTGGGGCTGGGTTTTCTGACCAG GTTGTGGAACTAGACTTTTTATATCCTAGTGAAGGTGTTCATAGAAGGTGGGATGGAGGTTATCGCATCACATCAACTGCCGCAACTGCAGACCAAACTGCTTTGGTTCTTAGTATACCAAGAAGAAAACCACCAGATGAAACGCAAGAAACACTACGGACTTCTGCTTTTCCTAGCACACATGTCAAG gaaaaatggGCAAAGAATCTGTATATTGCATCCATTAGTTATGGTCGAACTGTTTCATAA